The Brevibacillus humidisoli DNA segment CTCTCTTCTTTGGCCAACACGAGATAAGCGAGCGGAACATTCAAGTATTTGGCAATCGTATCAAGTGTAGAGATAGAAGGGGAGGTTTTGTTGTTTTCCACCTGACTCATGAATCCCTTCGATAAACCCGTTCCTTCACAGAGCTGGGCGATGGTAATACCTTTTCGTTTTCGAATGGTGCGTATTGTTGTCCCGATGTCCATTGTTTGTTCTCTCCATTCGTTTCATAGAAGCAAACTTTATTTTATATTAACAAAAAAGAACTTGACTTTCCAGAGACGCCCGTGATATTTTTATTTGAAAATAGAAATTAAAGATCTGTATTAGAAAACCTGAAGCGGGAAGGTAGGCGATATCAGGGGAAAAGGGGAAGCAAAAAGAGCGTTGCTACCGTTGTCTGAGGACCAAGGTAGGTGCTGATTTTTTTTTGCATATGAGTTTTGCGATATGAATATTAATTTGATATAAAAGAAAGGATGGTATCATATGACAAAAGAACAAGCTGCCAGCACGATTGTGCGAGTGGTATTGGGCATTATCTTCTTTGCCCACGGTCTTGACAAGTTCAACAATGGATTGGAGAATATCGCCGGTTGGTTTGCCAGCATCGGGCTACCCGGATTCGTCGCCTATCTGGTAGCGATTATCGAACTGGTGGGAGGAATTGCTTTGATCATCGGGCTAGGCACCCGTTATGTTTCGATCCTGACAGCGATCATCATGCTGGGCGCGATCGGAAAGGTGAAGCTGGCCAACGGATTGCTTGGCGGTGGTCAGGGGGCAGGGTTTGAATTGGATCTGGCTCTTTTGGCCATGTCCGTCTATCTCGCGCTGACCGATACAAAAGCGTTGTCCGTCGATCAGCTGTTCCAACGTTCTAAAACAACGGCCGCCTGACCGGTCTATGCCGGCACAGGCGCACTCAGATTAAGCACTTGCACGTCTTTCCAACATGTGTACGCATCTCAGACAGAAGGAGGGAAAAACAGATGATGCCCACGCTGTTTATCAGCCACGGTGCGCCCAGCTTGGCCATGGAGCGGAACGCTTACACCGATTTTCTCCAGGATCTGGGGATGCACATCGGAAAACCCGATGCTATCGTCCTGTTCTCCGCTCACTGGGAGAGCGATCTCCTGTCATTTACCTATACTGACCAGACCTATGAGACGATCTACGATTTTTACGGTTTTCCAGATCAGCTCTACCAGATGACTTATCCGGCACAAGGCTCAACGCAGGTCGCTTCCCTTGTAGAAAAGCAGTTTGCGGCACAGGGGATTCCCACCGTGCGCGATGAGCAGAGGGGACTGGACCACGGAGCGTGGGTGATTTTGCATCATCTGTTTCCACAGGCTGAGATCCCGGTTGTGGCCGTGTCGATAAACCCCGGGCTGCCTCCTCAGGAACAGTATAAGATCGGTCAAGCTCTCGGGTCGCTGGGGCAGCAGAACATCCTGGTGATCGGCAGCGGGGCCGTTACGCACAATCTCCGTCTGTTGGATTGGTCGGCGGCAGAACCGGTTGATTGGGCCGTTGCCTTTGACGACTGGATCGTCGACCATGTGCAAACATGGGATCTTGATTCTTTGTTTGCTTATCGAGACCTGGCTCCGTATGCCAGGCAGGCTGTCCCTCGCAACGAACACTTTGATCCGCTGTTCATCGCGATGGGGGCCGCCGACGAGCGGCAGCAGGCGCAACTCCTGCACCGCAGCTATCAGTATGGGTCGTTAAGTATGATCGCTTTTCGGTTTGGTTGATCATCGTGGTGGTGAGAAGAACTCACCACCACTTCGTATTTCTAGCTGTATGCACTGGTTTAAGCATAATGGAGGAGCAAATTCTGCGATTGCCGACGAATCGTCTCCACGAACTCCTGTGGTTCAATCACTTTGGCAGCGGTGCCCAACTGTAAAAAATAGCTGGAAACAAACGGCAGTTCACTCTCATCAATCTCTGTATCAATATAGCCATGTTCCTGGTTAACCAGTACGACATGCGGTTCTAACCAAGGCTGGCTGCGGCATTGTCGCACCCCTTCTCTCGTCAGTTCCACATATAACCGGATGGGGGTTTTGGGCGTTTGTTTTGTACGGCTATCCAACCAGTCGCTTAGATTGATAGGAACGTCGTGGGTTGTCCGGGTATTCTCCAACGACAAAATCCGGTCTGTCCGAAACAGTCTGATTTCATCGTGGACCAGATCAAAAGCAGGCATATACCAGAAGCCATCGTAGGCGTACACGCCGATGGGCACTACTTCTCTAGCTGTATTTTCCGATTTCGATAGATATTCGATCTTTAGTATCTGTTGGTGGAGAGCAGCATCGATGATTTCTTGCAAAAAGGGAGACGGGGCGCTTCTTTTTTGATTCCAGAATGATAAAACGGAATCAAGGCGTTCTACTTTTCTTTTTGCGTCATCGGGGAGGCTTGCAGCTTTCTGGAGACTGAGTTGATGTTGATGGCAAAAGGAAGCGATTGATAGTATTTGAGTGATTGAAAGGCAAAGAAAATGGCAAATGCTTCGGTTTCATCAAACGTAATCGGCGGCAATAATCGGTTGTTCAATATCCGGTAACCGCCGTTGCGCCCTGGTTCGGTATAAAGGGGAACGCCCATTTCTGTCAATTCCATGAGATATCGGTGCGCCGTTCTGACGGAAACTCCTAATTCAGATGCTACATCTTGTGCCGTAAATCTCCGCTTCGCATTTACATACATGATGAGGTCAAATAAAAATTTTGCTTTGGACATGTCCATCCTCCTCTACCATACCAAAACCATGACAAGTATTGTCATGATTTTGGTATATAGTATTTTTTGCAGGTTGGCAAGAGGAGGAGAGTGACGATGAGGCAAGATGATTTTATCCGCGTGATCGGAGCAAGGGAAAAAAACCTGAAAGGGCTCCATCTAACTATTCCCAAAAAGCAGATTACGGTCTTTGCTGGCGTTTCCGGTTCCGGAAAATCGGCGCTCGTATTTGATACGATCGCGGCGGAATCACAGCGCCAGTTGAACGAAACCTATTCCAGCTTTATCCGCAATCGGCTGCCTCATTACGGACAGCCGGAGGTAGATGCGATTGAAAAGCTACCGGTGGCCATTGTCATCAATCAAAAGCGAATCGGCGGCAACAGAAGATCGACTGTGGGAACTGTGACAGACATCTATGCTTTGCTGCGGCGGCTGTTTTCCCGTTTTGGAACTCCCTTTGTCGGTTATTCGGATGTATTCTCATTTAACAACCCGCAAGGCATGTGTCCGGAGTGTGAGGGCTTGGGAACAGCGAAGACGATCCATGTAGACCGACTGATTGACAAAGAGAAATCGTTGAATGAGGGTGCCATTCTGTTCCCCACTTTTCGGCCTGGGGAGGTTAGATGGAAACGGTATGTCTGTACCGGCCTGTTCGACAATGATAAAAAACTGCGGGATTATACAGAGGATGAATGGGATACGCTGCTGTATAAAACGGGATTCAAGCCACCGAACCCGACAAAGGACTGGCCGCCGACTTCGCTGTATGAAGGGGTTGTGCCAAGAATCAAACGCACGTTTTTGGATAAGGATTCAAGAGATTCCGTGCGGTATAAAGAAGCAATCGATTTCGTCGTCACCGAAGCTGCTTGTTCTTTGTGCGGCGGTGGCAGATTGAATCAAACTGTGCTGGCGTGCACCATAAACGGCAAAAACATTGCAGAATGTGGCAGAATGCAGATTAGCGACTTGATCCAGTTTATCCAGACAATCCGCGAGCCAGCAGCATACATCATTACAGAAGCGATTACAAAGCGGCTGACACATTTGATATCCATTGGATTGGGTTATGTCAGCCTGAATCGGGAAACAACCAGCCTGTCAGGCGGCGAATCACAGAGGATCAAGATGGTGCGTCAGCTTGGAAACAGCTTGACTGATCTGCTCTATATCTTTGATGAACCGAGTATTGGACTCCATCCCCACGATGTCAGCAGAATCAACCGGTTGCTGCAGGAACTAAGGGATAAGGGAAACACGGTTCTGATCGTGGACCATGACCCTGACGTGATTCAAATAGCTGATCGCATCGTGGAAATGGGGCCGCAAGCCGGTACAATGGGCGGAGAGATCGTATATGAAGGAGATTTCCAAGGTTTGTTGTCTGCGAATACATTGACATCCAGATGTCTCAAGCGCAAGCCCAGATTCAAAGAAGCGCTTAGAAAAGCGGACGGTTGGCTTACGATTAAACAAGCCAGCATGCATAATCTACAGGATATCAGCGTTCGTATTCCCAAAGGGGTGATGACCGCCGTTACCGGTGTGGCAGGATCAGGGAAGAGTACGCTGGTCCATCATGTGCTTCCCACATACTTTCCCGAAGCGATCTTCATTGATCAGGAAGCAATCAGGGCTTCCAATCGTTCCAATATTGCTACCTATACGGGAATCTTTGATGAGATAAGAGGCCTGTTTGCGAAGGAAAACCATGTGAATGCTTCGCTTTTCAGCTTTAACTCACAGGGAGCGTGCCCAACATGCAAGGGTTTGGGGATGATTTACACCGAATTCGCTTTTATGGATACCGTTGCTACCGTCTGTGAAGGGTGTCAGGGAAATCGGTTCACGGAAAACGTGCTCTCGTATCGTATTCGTGGAAAAAACATCAGCGAAATCCTTGCCATGACCGTCGATGAGGCGTTGGGATTTTTCCAAGAAGAAGAAATGAAGCTTGTACTCAACAGACTAAAGGACGTAGGCATCCATTATCTGTCGTTAGGTCAGCCCCTCAGCACTTTATCGGGTGGGGAGTTGCAGCGGGTAAAGCTGGCAACGGAGCTGGGGGCGAGCGGGAATCTCTACGTGTTGGACGAGCCGACCACGGGATTGCACCTGGCAGATGTAGAACAATTGGTTCGTATATTGGATCGTCTGGTTGATCAGGGCAGCACCTTGATCGTGATTGAGCATAATCTGGATGTGATCTGCCAGGCTGACTGGATCATCGACTTAGGCCCCGGAGCAGGACAGGATGGGGGCAGGGTGATGTTTGAAGGAATCCCGAAAGATATCATACATTGCGAAGCTTCCATTACCGGGAAATACTTAAAGGAAGCAGTTTCTTCATAGAGCCGCCATGGATTCAAGCTGGACCCTTGTAGCGGGATTCTGAAAGCGAATTCAAAATATTCATTGACAGTCAAAATCAAGCTTGGTATACTCTTTAAAAAGTTGACCGAAACCACATATACTCTATACGGTTAGGCGGAGAAAATGGAGACAACCCTTACCCGTAAACACTTTTTCCTCTATGAGAGAGGTGTGTTTATCGTGGAAGGGTTTTTCTGTTTTTTTCTTGTCAGGTCAGCTATTTACAAAAAAAAGAGAAATCGCAGGGAGGAGAAAGAAAAATGCAATGGAAAAAGTGGGTCACTGCTGCTCTTAGCACTGCCTTGTTGACGTCTGTTGTGATGACGGGCTGCTCGTCTTCCGAGGGGACCGGGGAGACCGGCAGTGCAGGGGGCGGCGAAGCAAAATCAGAAGGATACGGTGATGTCGCTTTCTACTCTCCAGAGACACCTGACATGACCAAGGAAATCGGTCTTAATTTTGAAAAGGCTTTCACTGGTTCAACCGTCAATGTTCAATACGGTGGAACAAACGTCATCGTCAACCGGCTGATTGCAGAAAAAGACAATCCGATGGGTGACGTATGGTACGGCGGAGGCGGGTTCCTGCCGTTTGAATCAGCCAAGTCGAAAGGAATCATTACATCATATACACCGGAAATCGCCAAAGACTGGCCGGTTTCCCAAAATGGCATCCAGATCCGCGACAAGGACTGGAAATGGGTAGGCGCAGAAGTATTTGTACTCGGCTTCATCTATAACACGGATCTGGTAAAACCGGAAGATCTGCCGAAGACCTGGGATGATCTGCTCGATCCAAAATGGAAAGGCAAAATCCAGATGTCCAACCCGGCCGCATCGGGTACGGCTACGCTCACTGTGCTCAGCCAGTTGATGCGACTGGGCGAAGAGCCAGGATGGGAGTACTTCACCAAGCTGGTTGATCAGGTGAGCGCACTGCCTGACTCCGGTTCCGCGCCATCCAAAGCAGTAGCCAAAGGGGAAGCACATATTGGGATCGCGTTTGACTTCATGGCGTATGAGATGAAAGCAAAAGGAGAAAAAGTAGACTTCATCGTGCCGGAAAAAACGCCGATCATCGTCAACCCGGTATCGCTCGTCGCTGACGGCCCCAATCCGGAAGGCGGCAAGGCGCTGATTGACTATCTGCTATCCAAAGAAGGACAGCAGACTCTGGCCAACTGGTACCACATCCCGATCTCCAAAGAAGTAGAATCGAAAACGCCGCTTACCCTAGAAAAAGTAATGCCGCATGCACAGGAATTGGACGTCCAGTGGGTGGTCGACAACTACGATCGCATCCGCAACGAGTGGCGCCAGAAGTTCCAATAAAAAAGGAGGCTCTTCCGTGGGTTCAGTCAAGATCGAACATCTCAGCAAAGAATTTA contains these protein-coding regions:
- a CDS encoding DoxX family protein, yielding MTKEQAASTIVRVVLGIIFFAHGLDKFNNGLENIAGWFASIGLPGFVAYLVAIIELVGGIALIIGLGTRYVSILTAIIMLGAIGKVKLANGLLGGGQGAGFELDLALLAMSVYLALTDTKALSVDQLFQRSKTTAA
- a CDS encoding dioxygenase, with product MMPTLFISHGAPSLAMERNAYTDFLQDLGMHIGKPDAIVLFSAHWESDLLSFTYTDQTYETIYDFYGFPDQLYQMTYPAQGSTQVASLVEKQFAAQGIPTVRDEQRGLDHGAWVILHHLFPQAEIPVVAVSINPGLPPQEQYKIGQALGSLGQQNILVIGSGAVTHNLRLLDWSAAEPVDWAVAFDDWIVDHVQTWDLDSLFAYRDLAPYARQAVPRNEHFDPLFIAMGAADERQQAQLLHRSYQYGSLSMIAFRFG
- a CDS encoding WYL domain-containing protein — translated: MQEIIDAALHQQILKIEYLSKSENTAREVVPIGVYAYDGFWYMPAFDLVHDEIRLFRTDRILSLENTRTTHDVPINLSDWLDSRTKQTPKTPIRLYVELTREGVRQCRSQPWLEPHVVLVNQEHGYIDTEIDESELPFVSSYFLQLGTAAKVIEPQEFVETIRRQSQNLLLHYA
- a CDS encoding helix-turn-helix transcriptional regulator, whose product is MSKAKFLFDLIMYVNAKRRFTAQDVASELGVSVRTAHRYLMELTEMGVPLYTEPGRNGGYRILNNRLLPPITFDETEAFAIFFAFQSLKYYQSLPFAININSVSRKLQASPMTQKEK
- a CDS encoding ATP-binding cassette domain-containing protein, with protein sequence MRQDDFIRVIGAREKNLKGLHLTIPKKQITVFAGVSGSGKSALVFDTIAAESQRQLNETYSSFIRNRLPHYGQPEVDAIEKLPVAIVINQKRIGGNRRSTVGTVTDIYALLRRLFSRFGTPFVGYSDVFSFNNPQGMCPECEGLGTAKTIHVDRLIDKEKSLNEGAILFPTFRPGEVRWKRYVCTGLFDNDKKLRDYTEDEWDTLLYKTGFKPPNPTKDWPPTSLYEGVVPRIKRTFLDKDSRDSVRYKEAIDFVVTEAACSLCGGGRLNQTVLACTINGKNIAECGRMQISDLIQFIQTIREPAAYIITEAITKRLTHLISIGLGYVSLNRETTSLSGGESQRIKMVRQLGNSLTDLLYIFDEPSIGLHPHDVSRINRLLQELRDKGNTVLIVDHDPDVIQIADRIVEMGPQAGTMGGEIVYEGDFQGLLSANTLTSRCLKRKPRFKEALRKADGWLTIKQASMHNLQDISVRIPKGVMTAVTGVAGSGKSTLVHHVLPTYFPEAIFIDQEAIRASNRSNIATYTGIFDEIRGLFAKENHVNASLFSFNSQGACPTCKGLGMIYTEFAFMDTVATVCEGCQGNRFTENVLSYRIRGKNISEILAMTVDEALGFFQEEEMKLVLNRLKDVGIHYLSLGQPLSTLSGGELQRVKLATELGASGNLYVLDEPTTGLHLADVEQLVRILDRLVDQGSTLIVIEHNLDVICQADWIIDLGPGAGQDGGRVMFEGIPKDIIHCEASITGKYLKEAVSS
- a CDS encoding extracellular solute-binding protein yields the protein MQWKKWVTAALSTALLTSVVMTGCSSSEGTGETGSAGGGEAKSEGYGDVAFYSPETPDMTKEIGLNFEKAFTGSTVNVQYGGTNVIVNRLIAEKDNPMGDVWYGGGGFLPFESAKSKGIITSYTPEIAKDWPVSQNGIQIRDKDWKWVGAEVFVLGFIYNTDLVKPEDLPKTWDDLLDPKWKGKIQMSNPAASGTATLTVLSQLMRLGEEPGWEYFTKLVDQVSALPDSGSAPSKAVAKGEAHIGIAFDFMAYEMKAKGEKVDFIVPEKTPIIVNPVSLVADGPNPEGGKALIDYLLSKEGQQTLANWYHIPISKEVESKTPLTLEKVMPHAQELDVQWVVDNYDRIRNEWRQKFQ